GCAGCGCGGGGGCCTTCATCGCGCGGGCGAGGAAGGCCAGGTCGGCGGCGGTCTGCCGGCCCGTTCGGGCCGCCTGGCCGTTCTGCTTGGCCGTGTCGGTCGTGGTGGTGCGACTGGTGGCGGTCGCGGTGCGGGTCATCAGGTGTCCTCCTTTCCGGCGCCGCCCTCGATGAGGGTGAACATGCGGTCGTAGGAGTGGAGTTCGCGTTGCTCGACCTCGATGCCGAGGCTGTCCGGGGCCAGGAGTGCGGCCCGGGCGGCGTGCGCGCGGGCGGCCTGCTGGTGGGTGACCTCGCCTCGCAGGGCGTTGGCCGCGGCGGCGTGCTCGGGGTCGGTCAGGGTCTGGTGTCTGGCCCAGCAGCGGGTGTGCCGGGCGACGATGTCGTTGCCGCAGGTGACGGTGATCTCCTCGTTGTCTGCGCGGACCATGACGCGGTGGCCGATCGCGCGGGGGTGGACGGAGTAGTCGCAGGTGTCGACGCGGATGTAGTGGTCGCGGCCGAGGCGGGTGTGGAAACGCCACCAGTTGGGCGGGGTGACGGGCGGGACGGTGAGCATCGCGGCCCGGTCGGCCTCCCAGCGGTCCGCCGGCCGGGCGTCGATCGAGCGGTGCTGCCTGCGGTTGGCGACCTGCAGCCAGGCGGTCAGCTGGGCGTTGAAGTCGTCAGGGCCGGTGAAGGTGCGGCCGGGCAGGAAACTGGTCTCCAGGTAGCCGTTCGCGCGCTCGACCAGGCCCTTCGCCTCGGGGTCGCGGGGCCGGCAGAGATGCACCCTGACCGCGAGCAGGCCGGCGAACGCGGCGAACTCGCTGGTCGGTCTGCCTTTGCCGACCCCCGGCTCGTTGTCCCAGACCAGCATCTTGGGAACGGCGCCCCAGCCGTCGGCCAATAGCCGCCAGTGGCCGTCGATCAGGTCGCCGCTCTGCCTCGAGGGCAGCATCCGGGCGGTGATCACCCGCGAATACCCGGAGACGATGACCAGAACCGGCGGCCGCCCGCACTGCCCATAGCCCACCGGGATGTCCACCGGCGGGAACCACAGGTCGCACTGGGCGAGCTCGCCCGGCTGATAGACCGTCCGCGAGACCGGATCAACGGGCAGGTAGGCCGGCCGCAGCTCGCGGACCCGTTCACGCAGGATCGTCAGGCCGCGCTCCCAGCCGATCCGCTCCGCGATCACCGTGACCGGCATCGTCGGAGTCTGCTTCAACAGCTCCCGGACTGCCGGCTCCACCGCGTCCACCGCCGAGCCCTTCAGCGGCCGCTGGTACTTCGGCGGTCGGTCCGAGGCCAGCGCCCGCGACACCGTGCCCCGAGAGATCCCCAGCTGCCGGGCCACAGCCCGGGCCGACAACCCCTCCGACCGGTGCAACCGGCGAATCTCGGCCCAGTCCTCCACACGGATCACCCTCTCTTCCTCCTGACCTCCGAGCATTGAAGTCAGGATGATCAAGAGATCGCAGAGCGACCCTCTTTTGATCCGCCGTCCGTGGTCCTCGTTTCACCCGTCGCCGACAACCCGCAACCGACCCCGGCCGGCAGTGCACCACCGCCGACGCCCATTTCGTCTTCTTCTTCGCACCCATACCCACCAGCCTCCGGCCCGGCACGGACCGCCACCACCGCAGGGCCGCGCGCGCCGCGTCGCGCCGTGTGACGACCCCGACAGGCACGACCCCACGGGCACCGACTACCGGGAGGCCTACGCCGCCTCCCATGGACATCGCCCACTGCAAGGACGGCGTCATCGTCGAGCTGTACACCTTCGTCAACGGGAGCAGCCAGCCCTCCCAGTCGGTCGGCGTGCAGCCGTCCGAGTGCCTTCCGGACGTCGCACGCGCAAAAGCAGCCCGGCCGGGGATGTCGTCCCGCACGAGAAGACCTCGCGACCACGAAGGAGACCAGCGTGTACGCAGCTGTGCGGAGGTACGAAGGCGTGACCGATCCCGCGGAGGCGGGACGCCGAGTGGCCGAGGAGTTCCTGCCGCTCCTTCGCCGGGTTCCGGGGTTCGTCGCCTATTACTGGGTCGATGCCGGGGACGGGGTCATGGCGTCCACCAGCGTCTTCGAGGACGAGGCCGGGGCCGAGCGCTCGATCGCGGAGGCAGCGGACTTCGTGCGGGACAACCTGGCGTCGCTGCTCCCCAACCCCCCTCAGGTCACGGCGGGTCAGGTGGTGGCTGCCGGGTAGCGGCCCCGGGCCGGGGTCCTACGTCCTTCGCAGGAGACGGGACGAGGCCTCTGCCCCACGCCCGGGTGGTCGAAAGGCGCCTACGTTGATCCGCATGGAGATCCCCGAGCACTACAGGAACGCGGTCATCGCCCATGTCATGGTCGACGGGGCCGCCGAAGCGATCACGTTCTACGGAGCGGTCTGGACACGGGCGCGTCCGGCTACGGATCGCGCCTGACGTCGGTGACCTGCACGTCCTCCCGTTCCGAGACCCCGAACGCCTCGACGGACGCGCCGCCGGTGGTGCCGGTGATCTCCAGGGCCAGGTTGTCGCCCATGAAGCGCAGGTCGAGCCTCACCAGGGGCGCGCCTGCGCGGTCCGAGGTGCGGTGGATCCGCGAGACGGGGTAGTCCAGGCCGGTCAGGGTGGTGCGCATCGCCTCGAAGGTGCTCGCCCCACCGGTCCTGAACGCCTCCCTGATGCGCTTGGCGTGCTCGGCGCCCGCGCAGGCGTCGACGGCGGTCAACGGCACCTCCTCGGCTGGGCCCGGCCCAACCGGGCCGGGCGTCGACGGCGGCGGCTCGGGAAAGTCCGAGGGCCGCGGGACCGGTATGTCACCGTCACCGTTCGCCACCCCCGGCGGGGTCCGGCCGGGCCCGTGTCTCGGCGTGGCCGGTCCCCCGCTCAGCAGGTCCTCGGGCCGGGGAACCGCGCCGCCGCCCTTGTCACCGGGCGACTCGGCGGCACCCGCCTGCGTGATGCGGGTGATCAGCGCGAGGAAGCGCTGCTGCGGGTCGCCGGACGTCGACAGGGCATCGGCCGGGTTCGTCGCCGACACGGCACTGCCCGCGAGGGTGTCAGCGGTGGCGGTGGCCGCCCGGCCGGGGAGCGCAGGCGGACAGGACGACGCAGCCGAACGCGGCCGCGAGCAGGGGCTTGGGGAGGGGGATCGATCGCATGCCCGTAATCCTGGCGACCGGCGATCTTCGTGACCATGAGTACGCGTACTCACCCCACCCCTGACCGACACTCAGCGCACGTGGTGATCACCGAGCAGTCGGCCGGGGCCGGCGGGCCGGGTCGTGGGCTGCGCCCGGCCCGCCGGCGGGGTCAGGCCGGGTCGCCCACGCGGCCCAGGGCCTCGATCTGTGTCTCCGGTACATACGCGGGTGGGACCTCGCGCCCGCGGCCCAGGTGGTTGAAGAGCAGGTTCAGGGTGACGGCCAGCAGGCAGCCCGCCGAGATGCCGGAGTGCAGCACGGTGGCGACCTGCTCGGGGAATGCCTGGTAGAAGGCCGGGTAGGCGATCGGGAAGATGCCGAAGGCGAGGCTGACCGCGACGATGATCGCGTTCGAGCCGACGCTCAGATCCGCCTTGCCGAGGGTGCGGATGCCCGCGACCGCCACCGAGCCGAACAGCACGACGCCCGCTCCTCCGAGCACCGGCTGCGGCACCAGCGAGACCAGCCCGCCGACGACCGGCAGCAGGCCCATCACCACGAGGAGGATTCCGGCCAGGGCCACCACGAAGCGGCTGCGGATCCTGGTCAGTGCCACCAGCCCGATGTTCTGGGCGAAGGCCGAACAGATGAAGCCGTTGAACACTCCGCCGAAGGCCGTCGCGATGCCGTCCGCCCGCAGGCCGCCGGCGATCGTGCGGTCGTCCGCGGGCCGCTCCACGACCTCACCGAGCGCGATCATGTCGGCGGTGGACTCGGTCATCGAGACCACCATCACCACCAGCATCGAGATGATCGACGCGACCTCGAACCGAGGCGCGCCGAACGCGAACGGGTGCGGCAGCTCGAAGAGCGGCAGGCTGCTGAGCGCATGGGCGTCCACCTTCCCGAACGGGATCGCCACCAGGGTGCCCACGAGCAGCCCGAGGAGGATCGAGATCCGCTGCAGGAAGCCGCGCAGGAAGCGGTGGAAGAGCAGCACGGAGACCAGGGTGACCCCGGCGAGGCCCAGGTTGGCCACGGAACCGTAGCCCGGCGCCTGGGAATTGCCGCCCTGTGCCCAGTTCCCGGCGACCGGGAGCAGGGAGACACCGATCAGCGTGATCACCGTGCCGCTGACGACCGGGGGGAAGAATCTGACGAGCCGGCAGAAGACCGGTGCCAGGAAGAAGCAGAAGAGGCCCGCGACCAGGGTGGAGCCGAAGATCAGCGGCAGCGCCGCGCCCTTCTTCGCCTCGATCACGGCGAGGATCGGCGAGACGGTGGCGAAGGAGACGCCGTTCACGAAGGGGAGCCGCGAGCCGATCCGCCAGAACCCCAGGGTCTGCAGCAGGGTGGCGATGCCGGCGATGAACAGACTGGCGGCCAGCAGCGTGGTGAGCTGGGCCGGGGTCAGGCCGGCTGCGGCACCGATGATCAGCGGCGGCGCGGCGACCCCGGCGTACATGCTGGCGACGTGCTGGAGAGCGACGGTCGCCATCCGGCCGGGCGGCAGCATCTCGTCGACGGGGTGCGGCGGCGTTGCGGTCTTCAGGGGTGTCTTCAGGGGTGTTACGCGTCGCCCCATGTGCTGTCCCTCCACATCCGAGGTGGTTTCGGGCCCGGGAACGGCGGCCGGAGCGGGACCCGGCGACGTCGGGACGACCCTGGCGGACGGCGGTGCCGTCGCCCACCTGCCGGGACCCGCGGCGAACAGGCCCGACCCATGAGTGGATCCGCGATGCGGAACTGTCGTTCCACGATTCGATTTCCACAGAATGTAGAAAGCGCAGCCCGGATGGTCAAGTCCTCCGGCTCGGCTCTCCCGCTCCGCGGCAGAATCTGTGACTTCCTCCAGCCGGGACCGCAGGCCGGAAGCGAGGGCGGTGCTGGCGGCGGAAATGGGCGTGGCGCGGCC
This genomic window from Streptomyces sp. TLI_235 contains:
- a CDS encoding transposase gives rise to the protein MIRVEDWAEIRRLHRSEGLSARAVARQLGISRGTVSRALASDRPPKYQRPLKGSAVDAVEPAVRELLKQTPTMPVTVIAERIGWERGLTILRERVRELRPAYLPVDPVSRTVYQPGELAQCDLWFPPVDIPVGYGQCGRPPVLVIVSGYSRVITARMLPSRQSGDLIDGHWRLLADGWGAVPKMLVWDNEPGVGKGRPTSEFAAFAGLLAVRVHLCRPRDPEAKGLVERANGYLETSFLPGRTFTGPDDFNAQLTAWLQVANRRQHRSIDARPADRWEADRAAMLTVPPVTPPNWWRFHTRLGRDHYIRVDTCDYSVHPRAIGHRVMVRADNEEITVTCGNDIVARHTRCWARHQTLTDPEHAAAANALRGEVTHQQAARAHAARAALLAPDSLGIEVEQRELHSYDRMFTLIEGGAGKEDT
- a CDS encoding xanthine permease, coding for MGRRVTPLKTPLKTATPPHPVDEMLPPGRMATVALQHVASMYAGVAAPPLIIGAAAGLTPAQLTTLLAASLFIAGIATLLQTLGFWRIGSRLPFVNGVSFATVSPILAVIEAKKGAALPLIFGSTLVAGLFCFFLAPVFCRLVRFFPPVVSGTVITLIGVSLLPVAGNWAQGGNSQAPGYGSVANLGLAGVTLVSVLLFHRFLRGFLQRISILLGLLVGTLVAIPFGKVDAHALSSLPLFELPHPFAFGAPRFEVASIISMLVVMVVSMTESTADMIALGEVVERPADDRTIAGGLRADGIATAFGGVFNGFICSAFAQNIGLVALTRIRSRFVVALAGILLVVMGLLPVVGGLVSLVPQPVLGGAGVVLFGSVAVAGIRTLGKADLSVGSNAIIVAVSLAFGIFPIAYPAFYQAFPEQVATVLHSGISAGCLLAVTLNLLFNHLGRGREVPPAYVPETQIEALGRVGDPA